DNA from Amycolatopsis sp. DSM 110486:
CAGTGGCCCTCCAGCACCGACGACTTGTGCTTGAAGCCCTCGACGTCGCCGACGAAGTTGGTGTACTGGGCGTACTTCGCAGCCGTGCGCAGGGTCTTCTTCTCGCCGCCGCCGGCGATCCACAGGGGGATTCCGCCGTCCTGCAAGGGAAGGGGGCGGGAGATGGCGCCGTCGACCTGGTAGTGCTTGCCGTCGAGGGTGGCTTTGCCCTCGGTCCAGAGCTGGCGCATGATCTCGACGCCCTCGTCGAGCATGCCGAGGCGCTCGCCGGCGCTGGGGAAGCCGTAGCCGTACGCGCGCCACTCGTGCTCGTACCAGCCGCCGCCGATGCCCATCTCCACGCGGCCGCCGGAGATCACGTCGATGGTGGCCGCGACCTTCGCGAGGTACGCGGGGTTGCGGTACGCCATGCAGGTGCACATCTGCCCCAGCCGCACGCGCGAAGTCGCGGCGCCGTAGGCCGCCATGAGGCTCCACGCCTCGTGGGTGGCTTCGTCGCTCGGCACGGGCACGGTGTGGAAGTGGTCGTAGACCCAGATCGACTCGAACGGTCCCGCGTCGGCGAAGCGGGCGAGGTCGAGCATCGTGGTCCAGTGGTCGGCCGGGTCGATATCGACGAGGTCGTGACGCCAGCCCTGGGGAACGAACATTCCGAATCGCATGGGCACGACCCTAGGCCTGGAGCGCACTCCAGGTGCTGCTGAACCGGTGATAACTCACAGTTTCGGCAGCTGCTGCTCCACCCCCAGCAACGTCGCGAACGGATCGCCGACGGTCTCGACTCGTTCGAGGACTGTCCGAATCGTCCAGTGGTCGGGAGTGAGAATTGGATCGTCGAGCTCTTCCCATCGCAGCGGCACGGAAACTGGCGCACCCGGCCGCGGGCGGATGCTGTAGGGCGCGACGAGCGTTTTGTTCAGCACGTTCTGCGTGTAGTCCAGCCGTGCCTTGCCCCCGCGGCGGTCCTTGTGCCACGCCCAGCTCACCAAATCGGGCAGCGTGCGCCCGATCGTCTTCGACACGGTCTCGGCCCACTTGCGCGTTTCCGCATACGTGTAGCGCGGTTCCACCGGCACCCACACCTGGATCCCGCGCTGTCCCGTGACTTTCGGCAGCCCGACGAGCCCGAGGTGCTCCAAAGCGGTGCGGTGCAAGCGCGCGAGGGCGAGCACGTCGTCGAACGACGTCTCCGGGCCGGGGTCGATGTCGAACAACGTCCACGTGGGGTGCTCGACGTCCTCGATCCGCGACGTCCACGCGTGCAGCTCGAGCGCGCCGAAGTTCGCCAGCCACGCCAGGTCGGCGACGCCTTCGGGCACGAGGTACTGCTGCACGTCGTCGGGATCGGCTTCCTCGTAGTGCCAGCGGTGCAGCCACTTCGGCGCGTGGTCGGGCACTTCCTTGTGCCAGAAGCCGGGTTTCTCGATGCCGCCGGGGAACCGGTGTGTGTTGAGCGCGCGGTTGGCGAGGTAGGGCAGCATCGTCGGGCCGATGCGCGTGTAGTACCGGATGAGCTCGCGTTTGGTGATCGGGTCCTCACCGTCACGGCCGGGGACGAGCACCTTGTCGAGGTTGGTCAGCGCCAGCTTCTGTCCGGCGACCGCCCAGCTGCCGCGCGTGTCGAGCTCGTCGAGCGCTTTCAGCTCCGAGGAAGACGCGGGGGTGAACTCGGGCGCGAGCCGCACCTCCGCCTCGGCCGCGGGCAGGTCGCTGCGCCAGAGCGCGGGGGGAGCGGCCTTGATCTCGTCGTTGGTGAGGCCGCTCTTCACGGACTGCGGGTGGTCTTCGGCGTCCCAGCCGGCGGTGGCGTGGTCGTCTTGCTTGTGCAGCAGCAGCCACTGCTTCCCGTCGCCGTCGCGGCTGGGGTGGATGAGCACGAAGCGGCCGGCGAGCTTCTCGCCGAACAGGTCGAAGTGCAGGTTGCCGTCGGCGAGCGCCTGCTCGGGATCGTCGGTGTCGACGGGCTCCCAGGTGCCGCGGTCCCACACGATCACGTCGCCGCCGCCGTACTCGCCGTGCGGGATCACGCCCTCGAAATCGGCGTATTCGAGCGGGTGGTCCTCCACGTGCACGGC
Protein-coding regions in this window:
- a CDS encoding LLM class F420-dependent oxidoreductase, with translation MRFGMFVPQGWRHDLVDIDPADHWTTMLDLARFADAGPFESIWVYDHFHTVPVPSDEATHEAWSLMAAYGAATSRVRLGQMCTCMAYRNPAYLAKVAATIDVISGGRVEMGIGGGWYEHEWRAYGYGFPSAGERLGMLDEGVEIMRQLWTEGKATLDGKHYQVDGAISRPLPLQDGGIPLWIAGGGEKKTLRTAAKYAQYTNFVGDVEGFKHKSSVLEGHCKELGTDFGSIVRSANYNVVIGETEKDVQDRLAWIRSHYERYLPADVLESTVTSFENGPLVGTPEQIVERLKEMEDLGMTYAISYFVEAAYDRSGLELYASKVIPELV
- the ligD gene encoding non-homologous end-joining DNA ligase gives rise to the protein MDSAAERLEKYREMRDFQRTAEPAGGDAATTPGNRFVVQRHRARRRHYDLRLELGGVLISWAVPKGPTLDPKVRRMAVHVEDHPLEYADFEGVIPHGEYGGGDVIVWDRGTWEPVDTDDPEQALADGNLHFDLFGEKLAGRFVLIHPSRDGDGKQWLLLHKQDDHATAGWDAEDHPQSVKSGLTNDEIKAAPPALWRSDLPAAEAEVRLAPEFTPASSSELKALDELDTRGSWAVAGQKLALTNLDKVLVPGRDGEDPITKRELIRYYTRIGPTMLPYLANRALNTHRFPGGIEKPGFWHKEVPDHAPKWLHRWHYEEADPDDVQQYLVPEGVADLAWLANFGALELHAWTSRIEDVEHPTWTLFDIDPGPETSFDDVLALARLHRTALEHLGLVGLPKVTGQRGIQVWVPVEPRYTYAETRKWAETVSKTIGRTLPDLVSWAWHKDRRGGKARLDYTQNVLNKTLVAPYSIRPRPGAPVSVPLRWEELDDPILTPDHWTIRTVLERVETVGDPFATLLGVEQQLPKL